A segment of the Methanomassiliicoccaceae archaeon DOK genome:
GTCTCCTTCGATCCGGAGAGGAGGCCGTTCGACACGACGCTCAACCTGGTCCCCATGGACATCGTGCTCGGAGTCGGCTGCAGGCGCGGCACCGACCCGGATAAGCTCAGGGGGTTCGTCGTAAAACAGCTGGAGGCCCTGGGCGTGTGCCCCGAGAGGGTCGCCGCGGTCGCCAGCATCGACATCAAGGAGGACGAGGAGGCGGTACTGTGGCTGGCCCGCGACCTCCGCGTCCCATCCAGGTTCTACTCCTCGGAGGAGCTCAACTCGCTCCCGGGGGAGTTCACATCCTCGCAGTTCGTGCGGCACGTCACAGACGTGGACTGCGTCTGCGAGCGCTCCGCCGCGATGGCGTCGGGCGGAAACCGTTTCCTGCTCAGGAAGACGGCCGAGGACGGCATGACCGTCGCGGTCTGCTCCCGTGAGATCACACCGAGGTTCGTTTGAAATGAAGGACGTTTTCATCTTCTCAGGCACCACAGAGGGAAGGACGCTGGCCAGATGGCTGGCGTCCAAGGGCGTCATGGTCCACGTCAGGGTGGCGACCGACTACGGCGCGGAGGTAATGGAGTCGGACGACAACATCGACGTGCAGGTCGGAAGCTGCGGCGGAGCCGAGGGCATCGCCAGGGTGATCTCCGAGAACATGTACGAGATCGTCGTCGACGCCACCCACCCGTACGCCACGACAGTGTCGAAGCACATACGCGAAGGCTGCCAGCAGGCCGGAGCCGAGTACATCAGACTGAGACGGGAGGACTCGAACGTGTCCGCGGATTCGGACATCGTGACGGTCGACTCGGTCGCGGACGCGGTCGAGTATCTGAAGGACAGGGAAGGCGTCATCCTCGCGGCAACCGGCTCCAAGGAGCTGGACAGGTACACCGCCATCCCCGATTACAGGGACAGGGTCGTGGCCAGGGTCCTCTCCACCATGGATTCCGTGAAGAGGGCCGCGGAGCTGGGCTTCGAGGGCAGGAACCTCATCTGCGCCCAGGGACCGTTCAGCGAGGACGTCAACTACGCCACCCTGAGACAGATCGGCGCCAGATACCTTGTCACCAAGGACTCCGGGACCGTCGGCGGCTACGAGGAGAAGGTCCGCGCCGCACGCAGGGCCGGGGTCACAGTCGTCCTGGTCAGGAAGCCGGACGACTCGGGATACCCCTACGGAGAAGTCGTCTCCATGCTCGAGCAGAGGCTCGGCATCCCACACGAGGGGCCCGGACTGGCCCCTGTGGAAAGGAGGAGCGTGCTGCTGGTCGGGATAGGCATGGGACCCGGCGACATGACCGTCCGCGCGTCGGAGAAGGTCAGGGAGGCGGACCTGCTGGTCGGCGCCAGACGCATGCTGGAGGCCGTCGACACCAGCGGGAAGGACGTCCTGTCGGAGTACAGGTCGGACGTCATCGTCGACTACCTCGACTCCCATCCGGAGTACGGCAGGATCGCCGTGCTCCTGTCCGGCGACATCGGATTCTACAGCGGCGCGAAGGGCCTGCTGTCCAAGCTGGACAGATCCAAATACGAAGTGGAGACGGAGGCGGGGATATCGTCCGCCGTGTATCTGTGCTCCAAGATCGGAGAGACCTGGCAGGACGCCTACCTCACCAGCGCCCACGGCAGGGAGTCGAACATCGTCGGACTCGTGAACACCCGCCCCAAGGTGTTCACCCTCCTCTCGGGGGAGGACACCGTCCACGCCATGTGCAGGCAGCTCTTCGACTACGGGCTCAACGACGTGACCGTCACGGTCGGTCAGGACTTCGGATACCCAACCGAGAGGATCTTCTCCGGGACGCCGTCGGAATGCCTCGACAACAGCT
Coding sequences within it:
- the cobK gene encoding precorrin-6A reductase; protein product: MKDVFIFSGTTEGRTLARWLASKGVMVHVRVATDYGAEVMESDDNIDVQVGSCGGAEGIARVISENMYEIVVDATHPYATTVSKHIREGCQQAGAEYIRLRREDSNVSADSDIVTVDSVADAVEYLKDREGVILAATGSKELDRYTAIPDYRDRVVARVLSTMDSVKRAAELGFEGRNLICAQGPFSEDVNYATLRQIGARYLVTKDSGTVGGYEEKVRAARRAGVTVVLVRKPDDSGYPYGEVVSMLEQRLGIPHEGPGLAPVERRSVLLVGIGMGPGDMTVRASEKVREADLLVGARRMLEAVDTSGKDVLSEYRSDVIVDYLDSHPEYGRIAVLLSGDIGFYSGAKGLLSKLDRSKYEVETEAGISSAVYLCSKIGETWQDAYLTSAHGRESNIVGLVNTRPKVFTLLSGEDTVHAMCRQLFDYGLNDVTVTVGQDFGYPTERIFSGTPSECLDNSFGDLCVALIVNGNPDTRNPVGIPDEEFTRGDAPMTKSEVRVLSVAKLKLSPDSVVYDVGAGTGSVSVEMALTAYEGKVYAIEREDVAADLIEINKRKFKASNIEVVRGLAPDAMEGLPAPTHAFIGGSAGNLKEIVQCLLGKNPDVRIAINSVTVETMSETLQVIKDLGLVEEELVNVTVARSRRLGRYHLMTGQNPVYIAVVRGR